CTAAAAGAGCAGCTGAAGGATTTGTTAGAGAATGGTTTTATCCGGCCGAGtgcttcaccttggggtgcaccgattctctttgtaaggaagaaagatgggtcattgagaatgtgtattgactatcggcAGCTCAACAATGTCACAATAAAAAACAGTACCCACTGCCAAGgatatatgacttgtttgatcaattacAGGGTGCTAACTACTTCTCCAAAATTGGGGTATCACAAATTGAAGATCAGGAGTAGGATATTCCGAAAAAAGCTTTCCTGACTCTATATGGGCACTTCAAatttctggtgatgtcttttgggctaacaaatacccaggcagctttcatggatcttatgaatcgagtcttcaagccttttcttGAATCCTTTGTGATggttttcattgatgacattcttgtATATTCATGAAGTCGGGAGGACCATACCGATCATCTTAGGGCAGTTTTGCAGAATCTATATTAACACAAGCTGTATGcaaagttttcgaagtgtgaattttggcttgaatctatcacattcttgggtcatgtcgtctcTAGGGAAGGAATTAAGGTTGATCCTTAGAGATCTCAGTTGTGAATAATTGGCCTAGACCTGCAACTCCAATAGATATTTGCAGTTTCTTGGGCTTAGCTGCGTATTACATAaaatttgtggaggggttctctacTCTTGACTCTCCATTAACTAAATTCACGTAGAAGGCGACTATATTCCAATTGTCAAACCCTTGTGAAAAGAGCTTTCAATAGTTGAAATCAAGATttactacggcaccagtgttgacCTTGCCAGAGGGTATTGATGGGTTTGTgggtattgtgatgcttcaaggatcagacttgggtgtgtattgatgcaacaTGTCAAGGTGATCGCttatgcttctaggcaactcaagaatcatgagaagaactatccaacacatgacttagagcttgcggtGGTGGTATTTAGATTGAAGATTTAGTGTCATTATTTGTATGCGGTCCATGTGGATTTATTCACGGACCATAAGAgctttcaatatattttcaagtaaaaggaattgaatctgaGGTAGAGAATATGGCTTGAGTTACTCAATGACTATGATATCgatattttgtatcatccggggaaggctaaTGTTGTGGTGGATGCTCTTAGTCGGAAAATTCATCTAGGGGAATATAAAAGGCCGTTGGCAAAGGAAATTCATTGGTTGGCTAGTTTGGGAATTCGTCTTGCGGACTCTAGTGAAGGAGGGGTGATTGCGCAAAATAGAGCTGAATCATCGTTTGTTGGTACAGTTAAATGAAGGGATTCATAAACAAAATACCATTGCTTTTTCTCTTAGCACGGATGATGGTACACTAAGGTACCAAGGGCGATTATGTGTTACAAATATAGATGGTCTCCGTAAAAGAATCATGACCGAGGCTCCCAattccaggtattccgtgcacccaggcTCTACAAAGATGTACCACGATCTTAAGGAAGTCTACTAGTGGAATGATATGAATGGGAATGTAGCAGAATTTGTGGCATGATGTCCAAGTTGTCAACAAGTGAAAGCGAAACACCAAAGGCCCAATGGGTTGGCACAAAACATCGAGATTCAAAtatggaagtgggagatgatcaaTATGGACTTCGTGGTAGGAGTACCTCACACCCCTCGTAAGTTTGAAtcaatttgggtgattatggatcaaCTCACGAAATCATCACACTTCTTACCTGTTAAGGCTACCGACATCGAAGAACAGTACGCTcattgtatatcaaggaaatagtcaggttgcatggtaCCGCAatttctatcatttctgatctGGGGGCACAATTCACGACTAATTTTTAGAAGAAATTTCAGTAAGGTTTGGGTACTAAGGTGAATCTTAGTACAACCCTGCATCCATAAACCAACGGGCAAGCATatcggactattcagacgcttgaggatatgttgcgtgcttgtgttcttgACTTCAAGGGTAGCTGGGATAATCATTTGCtactcatagaatttgcctacaataacagttaccaTGCtaacattcagatggctccgttcAAGGGTTTATATAGTAGAAGATGTAGATCTGCCATTGCATGGTTCAATATTGGGGAAGCAGAATTGATAGGTCCAAACCTCGTGCATCAATCTATGGAGAACGAAAAGATCATTAAGGAagggttgaaaactgctcagagtcaccAGAAGTCCTATTTGGATATGCATCGCAAGGATATGGAGTTCAAAGATGAtaattgggtattcttaaaggtttcccccatgaatgGTTTAATGCGAtttaggaagaaagggaaattaagccCCAAGTATATCAGGTTGTATAGAATCATTTAGAGGATTGGTCATGTGGCTTATAGGCTTGAGCTACTACCAGAGATGTCGTTGGTGCACCCGGTGTTTCATGTACCTACGTTGAAGAAGGTAGTTGAAGACCCGACACTCATTGTTTCGGTTGAGACTATTGAGGTTAGTGAAGAATTGacttatgaagaaattccaattgccattcttgataggcaattTTGAATGCTGAGAAATAAAGAGATTGCCTCCATGAAAGTGTTATGGCCAAACCAACAGGTTGAAGAGACCacctgggaggccgaggaagagatGAAGAATAAGTACCCTTTTTTGTTTAAATAACTATGTAATTGTTTCTATGAAATTGCTTTCTATGAATTATGTTCCCCTTGTACAATTTCTGTTAAGGATGTTCCTTTTGGTGATATAAGATTTATGACATCATGGTCGATGTTGTTTTCATATTGTATTACATCGTTGTGTTGTGATTATGTTGTTAGGAGTGGTTTATGGGATTCTCTAACAGGTGAATAGGAGTAGTTATCGGGGAAACTCTATAGAAATTTATGAAAATTTGGGGAGTTAGTCAACTTTGGAACTGCTGGTGTGTGAATTGAGAGCTGAGTTACTTTGGATGCCAATGGCCAATTATGTCCCTCAGTCAAGGAAGAATgatcctaagtgggggagaatgtaaggcagCCTAAAATTTTACCTAAAACTCGGGATTTAAAGGTACCGAGGTAGGCTAGGGTAGTTGAAAGAAAATATTTGCAGAATATGGCATTTCTGCGTTCCACCATACGATCGCATAACCTCTTTGCAGACTGCAGATCGACTGCAGAATGCCACAGAACTTGAGCCAATTTTTGAAGATCATTatgtggtccattatgcgaccacaTAATAATTTTGCTGGTTGCACTATAAGTCGCAAATGCATCATGAAGATTATGGAGGGAGATTTTACGGCGctttatgcgaccgcataaccaTTCTACGGGCCGCATAATAGTCGCAGATCTGACCAGACCTGCCTAGTCTTGGGACCATTTTTGTGGTCCTGTTCTGTATATTTGTTTTGTGGTCCAGTCTACTACCACAACCCGATTTCGTAGGCTAAGTTTGAGGAAATTTCACCTaatcccatttttataaaatgaCTTTGGTGGTCATTTAGGCTAGTTTAAACTActattttagagagagaagagTGCTCTAGAGAGAGAGTAGGAATCCTCAAGTGCTTTGTTCATAAATCCTTGCTCAAGCTTTGAAATTTAACAAGGAAAGATCATAAggtcttcatctaagaggtaagattcCATACCCTAGTCTCAAATTTCGAACTTGGGCAGAAATTGGGTAATGGGGTGTATGATTCTTGGGTATGAGAGTTATTATTTATGCATGCATGTACCAATAAGAATGGTGAGGAGTTCATTGAGCTAATATGGGTAAACTCTTGGTATTGAATTGGTCGTGGGGTGAAGAAAATCTTATAGAAGAACCTTTAGTTAAATTTGCACACATAATATTTGATGAAATGCTTAAATGAGTAGAACCCATAAACCTCTTCCTAATTATGATTCAATTGTATCGTCTCTctaatagattgaagttgctaggaTTTCCGAAATATTGTACTAATTTATGGAAAGCTCACACGatgtatgttggctaaacttccCTCTTAGAATCGAATCCCATGATGTTCTCGTAAGTTTCAAGTATGGTGGGCCAAGCTTTTATTCCTCATGTTCCGAGTTATTTCTTATAAATTTGACTGTTCGGAATAAGCTTGCATTGAAAGATATATACTAAAAATTTGTGCCAAATGCTCTTATCATATTATGTTCTCCTTCGGAAATGTATTCAAATATGACCAATGTGTCAAAATATTATGATTTCAATCGTGTTTCAATTACAAGTTATTATGCCAAATTATGAAAGAAAACTCAATGTGCTTAAGACTCTTATTTACTCATATGTATACTTAAAGTCTTGATTAGAAATAGAAATGCCTTATTTTTGATAATCCATGATGATGCTTGAAAGTGAAAGGAGTTAGCATGAAATATGAAATATGGTCGACGTACCAAGAATGAAATTACACTTGTGGCCACTGGTGCTAATGAAATAAAAGTAGTGTGAAAGATTATTAAATGAGCTATAAATTCTTTGTATAATAAATATTTTGGGAGTATCGTTTAGTCACCGAGAAAGGATAGGTTGAAATAGCCTGATCCCGAAACTATACATGCAGGTGTAGGAGTAATTTAGGGGTAAAATTCTCGTATCGATGTGATGAGATTATTCCCCTTAAATGAGATAAAATTGATGTGTTGAGtttattccccttaattgggatgagatGACTGCTAGTCGTGCCCATGGTGGTGTTGTAATGGGATGTATTTGGGTGAGATGGTTTAGTCGATCGGACCGTGATCGGATTCCGTGCTAAAAAGACGGTGGTATATCAgtactaaagatctcccaacTTAAAACATTGATATTTTCTTGAAATTTATCTTCCTCTAAACTTTACATTGTTATACTGTTTGAGGCTCTCATTGATTTCATGTTCTTTCTCATTGTATTGTTACTCGTTATATTGAGAGAGTGTTTAGCCTtatatactagtactattccatatatACTAACGCCCTTTTTTCCAGAGGTGCTGCACCTTTAATAAATACAGGTGGTTCCACAGCAGGCGGCATCGATCAGTG
This genomic stretch from Nicotiana sylvestris chromosome 9, ASM39365v2, whole genome shotgun sequence harbors:
- the LOC138878222 gene encoding uncharacterized protein, with amino-acid sequence MLRACVLDFKGSWDNHLLLIEFAYNNSYHANIQMAPFKGLYSRRCRSAIAWFNIGEAELIGPNLVHQSMENEKIIKEGLKTAQSHQKSYLDMHRKDMEFKDDNWVFLKVSPMNGLMRFRKKGKLSPKYIRLELLPEMSLVHPVFHVPTLKKVVEDPTLIVSVETIEVSEELTYEEIPIAILDRQF